The following proteins are co-located in the Tripterygium wilfordii isolate XIE 37 chromosome 2, ASM1340144v1, whole genome shotgun sequence genome:
- the LOC119980332 gene encoding protein ALP1-like: protein MVKLTWDSSSKFFSVEEVVVSVETMLVVVHLLSVVVAFIEVEDEDEPRALVGSRKRKLATQHMVCPSASLTRYTTLTPPAIPEAPTFSIPYTPIDMESRKLAALISSLVSQLLLLLISPSSAPISSNSHFNAGDFKSNANIFALVHHFLSSQEIATSLSLLAISRKRKRTHLNEPDSESTSEDGDERFLHGLTRNPDSFKSCFKMTSSTFEWLSGLLEPLLDCRDPVGLRLNLPPEIRLGIGLFRLATGANYGDIASRFGVSVEAARFCSKQLCRVLCTNFRFWVAFPSHHELESVSTGFENLSGLPNCCGVIDCTRFKIARENDSDYGIAVQIVADSSSRILSIAAGFRGDKGDSRVLKSSTLCKDIEAGNLLNSNPVHVNGVAVNKYLIGDGGYPFLPWLIVPFVDVVPGSSEEKFNAAHTLMRIPVLRAIASLRNWAVLNEPIQEEFRTAVAFVGACSILHNVMLVREEDSALFDGLEDYSVFDQGSQYYRDHTSEDNAIEKNASIIRNALASRVSVFRESNEDPCSPGSSDPVQTPC, encoded by the exons atgGTGAAACTAACCTGGGACTCGTCATCAAAATTCTTCTCCGTCGAAGAAGTGGTCGTCTCTGTAGAAACAATGCTCGTCGTTGTCCATCTCCTCTCCGTCGTGGTTGCCTTCATCGAAGtcgaagatgaagatgaaccaAGGGCTTTGGTGGGTTCTCGGAAGAGGAAG TTAGCAACACAACATATG GTGTGTCCATCTGCTTCGCTGACGAGATACACAACACTGACACCACCTGCGATTCCCGAGGCACCGACATTCTCTATTCCCTACACCCCGATCGATATGGAATCCCGCAAATTGGCCGCTTTAATCTCCTCTCTCGTCTCTCAACTCCTACTCCTCCTCATCTCCCCTTCCTCCGCTCCCATCTCTTCCAATTCCCATTTCAATGCCGGTGATTTCAAATCCAACGCCAACATTTTCGCTCTCGTCCACCATTTTCTCTCCTCTCAAGAAATCGCCACATCCCTCTCCCTTCTCGCGATTTcgaggaaaagaaagagaaccCATTTGAACGAACCGGATTCTGAATCCACCAGTGAAGACGGAGATGAACGATTCCTGCACGGTCTGACGCGGAACCCTGACTCGTTCAAGTCCTGTTTCAAGATGACCTCTTCAACCTTCGAATGGCTCTCCGGCTTGCTCGAACCGCTATTGGATTGTCGTGATCCTGTTGGGTTGCGACTCAATCTCCCTCCCGAGATCCGTCTCGGAATTGGTTTATTTCGGCTGGCGACTGGGGCAAATTACGGCGACATTGCTAGCAGATTTGGGGTTTCAGTGGAAGCTGCTCGATTTTGCTCAAAACAGTTGTGTCGCGTTCTCTGCACCAATTTTCGATTCTGGGTTGCTTTTCCTAGCCATCATGAGCTGGAATCAGTGTCGACAGGGTTTGAAAATCTATCTGGGTTGCCTAATTGTTGTGGGGTTATTGATTGTACTAGGTTCAAGATTGCTAGAGAGAATGATTCTGATTATGGCATTGCTGTCCAAATTGTCGCAGATTCTTCGTCCAGGATCTTAAGCATTGCTGCCGGTTTTCGCGGCGATAAGGGTGATTCAAGGGTACTTAAATCCTCAACCTTGTGTAAAGATATTGAAGCAGGAAATTTATTGAATTCGAATCCTGTTCATGTCAATGGAGTAGCCGTGAACAAGTACTTAATTGGTGATGGAGGGTATCCTTTTCTTCCATGGCTAATTGTTCCTTTTGTGGATGTGGTGCCAGGGTCAAGTGAAGAGAAGTTCAATGCAGCACATACTTTGATGCGCATTCCCGTGCTCAGGGCCATTGCTAGTTTGAGAAATTGGGCTGTCTTGAATGAACCAATACAAGAAGAATTCAGGACCGCAGTTGCTTTTGTTGGGGCGTGTTCGATCCTGCATAATGTTATGCTCGTGAGGGAAGAGGATAGTGCATTGTTTGATGGGTTGGAGGATTACTCAGTATTTGATCAAGGTTCTCAGTATTATAGAGATCATACATCAGAGGATAATGCAATCGAAAAGAATGCATCCATAATACGAAATGCATTGGCTAGCAGAGTGAGTGTTTTTAGGGAATCAAATGAGGATCCCTGCAGTCCAGGATCCTCTGATCCAGTCCAAACACCATGCTAA